A window of Juglans regia cultivar Chandler chromosome 7, Walnut 2.0, whole genome shotgun sequence contains these coding sequences:
- the LOC108987594 gene encoding PTI1-like tyrosine-protein kinase 1: MRRWLCCTCQVEESYPSNEIEHLKSPRNHADVEHQKGAKVAAPVKSEVHKPELPIEVPPLPLDELKEKTDNFGSKALIGEGSYGRVYFANLSNGKTVAVKKLDVSSEPESNTDFLAQVSMVSRLKHGNLVELLGYCVEGNLRVLAYEFATMGSLHDILHGRKGVQGAQPGPTLDWMQRVRIAVDAARGLEYLHEKVQPSVIHRDIRSSNVLLFEDFKAKIADFNLSNQAPDMAARLHSTRVLGTFGYHAPEYAMTGQLTQKSDVYSFGVVLLELLTGRKPVDHTMPRGQQSLVTWATPRLSEDKVKQCVDPKLKGEYPPKGIAKLAAVAALCVQYEAEFRPNMSIVVKALQPLLKPPAPAPET; the protein is encoded by the exons ATGCGTAGGTGGCTCTGCTGTACATGTCAAGTAGAAGAGTCTTACCCCTCGAATGAAATCGAGCACCTGAAGAGTCCAAGGAATCATGCAGATGTTG AGCACCAAAAAGGCGCTAAGGTGGCAGCTCCTGTCAAATCTGAAGTTCATAAGCCAGAACTACCTATTGAAGTGCCTCCTTTGCCTCTAGATGAACTGAAAGAAAAGACTGATAATTTTGGATCGAAGGCCTTGATCGGTGAAGGATCATATGGTAGAGTCTATTTTGCAAATTTAAGTAATGGGAAAACTGTGGCAGTGAAAAAGCTTGATGTTTCATCTGAACCTGAGTCAAATACTGATTTTTTGGCACAG GTTTCTATGGTTTCAAGATTGAAGCATGGAAATCTTGTTGAGCTGCTTGGTTACTGTGTAGAGGGAAACCTCCGTGTGCTTGCGTATGAATTTGCAACCATGGGATCTTTACATGACATATTGCATG GTAGGAAGGGAGTTCAAGGGGCACAACCAGGTCCAACGCTTGACTGGATGCAGCGTGTTAGAATTGCAGTTGATGCAGCTAGGGGATTGGAATATTTACATGAGAAGGTTCAACCCTCTGTAATTCACAGAGATATCAGATCTAGCAATGTGCTTCTCTTTGAAGACTTTAAAGCCAAGATTGCAGATTTTAACCTTTCAAATCAGGCTCCGGACATGGCTGCTCGCCTCCATTCTACTCGAGTTTTGGGAACCTTCGGTTATCACGCTCCAGA GTATGCTATGACGGGACAGTTGACTCAGAAGAGTGATGTCTACAGCTTTGGGGTTGTTCTTCTAGAGCTTCTTACTGGGAGGAAACCTGTTGATCATACCATGCCTCGGGGACAACAGAGTCTTGTGACTTGG GCTACTCCAAGGTTGAGCGAAGACAAGGTCAAACAGTGTGTGGATCCAAAACTCAAGGGAGAATATCCTCCTAAAGGAATTGctaag CTGGCAGCTGTGGCAGCATTGTGCGTGCAGTATGAAGCTGAGTTCCGGCCAAATATGAGCATTGTTGTCAAGGCTCTGCAGCCACTTCTGAAACCTCCGGCCCCAGCTCCAGAGACTTGA
- the LOC108987593 gene encoding uncharacterized protein LOC108987593, whose amino-acid sequence MDSDGCFGCKQRITEIGDTQESLTPSPPSLQSSTPLYPQENKEEQGIAENKKLSFLPDSKKASCSHLEASQIITEENQELDFTSFARQSREVLGSLVSGNGGLRKMVEDFGQGVEKIEDFKGKHEKVGSVKGEDEESFKESSSSGFTEKKEEAFVINEVGAEVGSSVKEVNDESPKEMESRSLLEVKKKQLLEELEVVLMAEDKTHSGKVSDFEGSLKIEVIDQTALIKFNDHCAGRKENKDVKQEVDGKKVRRSRRKAKKDFELNGRPKNVLVKGQNENGCRNNGDGTKKVYSRKEMEALRFVNIVEQREIWKEIYNMLGAAVAREYDDLASSKNQKHIHLNLDPRPRFAKKEGAPAILREACAENMDCGLISMENNETESLFLVDPSCCPNVSDGDGYTGLEKENSEDDDSDEDFASIQKPAFSVEGEPNFESGPPEDGLEYLRRVRWEAAQIPKVKVAKFDGSKFNKEQSVYMPQIPDIAQCPEHLLPLKQWEDSFLADFSELRLALSRLEGSSEKLQSLDNIHKTLDTDTVHSNQSHDSSRPQCTVDDPSIFTAEDVENSQPLGYPKTLAENSGPFLSVILRMDSVTRVSTLRKCISSVENMNALSRNDCLWLFALCAAVDTPLDADTCAALRSMLRKCATLRAVKTELDDEVVMLNILATVAGRYFGQSGR is encoded by the exons aTGGATTCTGATGGATGCTTCGGTTGCAAACAAAGAATCACGGAGATCGGAGACACCCAAGAGTCTCTCACACCATCTCCCCCGTCACTGCAATCGTCCACTCCTCTTTATCCCCAGGAAAATAAAGAAGAGCAAGGGATTGCTGAGAACAAGAAGCTGAGCTTCCTTCCTGACTCCAAGAAGGCAAGCTGTTCTCATCTTGAGGCATCTCAGATCATAACTGAAGAAAATCAAGAACTGGATTTTACTTCTTTTGCTCGACAAAGTCGAGAAGTGTTGGGTTCTTTGGTTTCTGGTAATGGGGGTTTGAGGAAAATGGTCGAGGATTTTGGTCAAGGCGTGGAAAAGATTGAGGATTTCAAAGGAAAGCACGAAAAGGTTGGTTCTGTGAAGGGTGAGGATGAAGAGAGTTTCAAAGAAAGCTCTTCGTCTGGTTTTActgaaaagaaagaggaggCCTTTGTGATAAACGAAGTGGGTGCCGAGGTGGGCTCTTCTGTTAAAGAAGTTAACGACGAATCGCCAAAAGAAATGGAATCTCGAAGTCTCTTGGAAGtgaaaaagaaacaacttttgGAGGAGCTTGAAGTTGTGTTGATGGCTGAAGATAAAACGCATTCGGGAAAAGTCTCTGATTTTGAGGGTTCTTTGAAGATTGAAGTAATCGATCAAACGGCATTGATTAAATTCAATGACCACTGTGCAGGGAGGAAAGAGAACAAGGATGTGAAACAAGAAGTGGATGGAAAGAAGGTGAGGAGGTCACGTAGAAAGGCTAAAAAGGATTTCGAGTTGAATGGGAGGCCCAAGAATGTCCTTGTGAAGGGTCAAAATGAAAATGGGTGTAGAAACAATGGGGATGGAACCAAGAAGGTATACTCGAGGAAGGAGATGGAGGCCCTGAGGTTTGTAAATATTGTAGAGCAACGGGAAATCTGGAAAGAGATATACAACATGCTCGGGGCTGCTGTTGCGAGGGAGTACGATGACTTGGCAAGCTCTAAGAATCAGAAGCATATCCACTTGAATCTTGATCCTCGGCCTCGCTTCGCGAAGAAGGAAGGGGCCCCTGCGATTCTCA GGGAAGCATGTGCTGAAAATATGGATTGTGGCCTTATAAGCATGGAAAATAATGAAACAGAGAGTCTGTTTCTCGTGGATCCCTCTTGTTGTCCGAATGTTAGTGATGGAGATGGCTACACAGGTCTAGAAAAAGAGAACAGTGAAGATGATGACAGTGATGAAGATTTTGCAAGCATACAGAAACCTGCCTTTTCAGTTGAAGGAGAACCCAATTTTGAGTCTGGTCCTCCAGAAGATGGATTAGAATATTTGAGGCGTGTTAG GTGGGAAGCTGCTCAGATTCCAAAAGTGAAGGTagccaagtttgatgggagtaAATTTAACAAAGAACAGAGTGTTTATATGCCCCAGATTCCAGATATTGCCCAGTGTCCTGAACATCTACTACCATTGAAACAATGGGAGGATTCATTTCTTGCTGATTTTTCAGAGCTACGGCTG GCCCTGTCACGTCTTGAAGGTTCTAGTGAAAAGCTGCAATCTTTGGATAATATTCACAAAACTTTGGATACCGACACTGTCCATTCAAATCAGTCTCATGATTCTTCCAGGCCTCAATGTACTGTCGATGACCCATCAATATTTACTGCTGAAGATGTTGAGAACTCTCAACCTTTGGGATACCCAAAGACTCTTGCTGAAAATTCCGGCCCTTTCTTGTCTGTGATTTTAAGAATGGACTCGGTAACTCGAGTTTCAACATTGAGAAAATGCATAAGCTCAGTAGAGAACATGAATGCTCTGTCAAGAAATGATTGTTTGTGGCTGTTTGCCCTATGTGCTGCTGTTGATACTCCGTTAGATGCTGACACTTGTGCTGCCCTTCGGAGCATGCTTCGGAAGTGCGCTACATTGCGAGCTGTGAAGACTGAACTTGACGATGAGGTTGTAATGCTAAATATTCTGGCCACAGTTGCAGGCAGGTATTTTGGGCAGTCAGGAAGGTGA